The Macaca nemestrina isolate mMacNem1 chromosome 9, mMacNem.hap1, whole genome shotgun sequence genome includes the window ATTTTGTGCTCGAAATCAGTGGTTGACTCGACTCTGTTGGCATAGCTCTGGTGTTCACAGTTTACAGGGGAAAGGATTTTAATGCAGCTGCACATTTATTgcaaaagcaagaaaaatcaaaattatgttGTGTAATTGAGGAGATTTGGAAATTACTAGACTAAAAAACTGAATATTACTAAGAAGTAAATGAAATACAGAAGTCACGATacattaataaatgttattttaaaaatattttgtattattgccattctctgtatttttttaatgcaatacaAAATTGTGTGAAAATCACAAACAATCACCCACAATATCCCGCCCAAGAAAGAACCCATAGACCAGCAGCCCACAAGACAATACAATGGATGGGAGCAGCTTCCATTACTTTCAAGGGAGATTTGAGCTCTCTGGGAAGAGCAGACAGTATCCAGCAGATGCATTGGAGCCCCAACCTGGCATTGGAGATGTCAAGGACattgaaaaagcaagaaagtctATGCTAGACCCAGCACACAGATCTCATTTTCACCTTACAACCCCAAGCttagtatttttgtgttttatattcgATGGATTACGCAAGGCACTACTCAGTATTGGTGTGAGCAAAAGGTCTAATATTGTGATTGGGAATGAGAACAAGGAAACAGATACTCTTTATGCTAGCAAATTCGAAGATGTTATGCCTAACTTCACCGCCCTTGAGATGTCATCAGTTCTCCGTCACTGCTGTGATCTTCTGATAGGCGTTGCTGCTGGATCGAGTGACCCGATATGCACCAACAGCCTCCAAGTACAGAGACAATTCAAGGCAATGATGATATTCATTGGAAGACATTTGCATGGTAAAAGTGCTGATTTATTAATTAACTATAATGCAGGGCCAGCTATATATTGGATCAACTCAAGACCATGGGTTGGAGGATTAATGTTCACATTTCTATTCGGAGAATTTGAATCCCTGCATGTGAGCTACTTGATCAAGTTAAAGTAGTTGCCAACAAAGCACAGATGACGACACTACACTGTGCTACTACACTGTGGGAATGTTCCTGGATCAGTGCATGGATGGTTCCATTGCTTTACCTGCTGTTGTGTCTGAGATTCCAGTTTTTGAGCAGAAGAAAGCACTGGTTAAAAGGGCACTTGGAGATTTCTTTGAATTTGGGGGTGTACTTCGCCACCCTGTTATTCGGGAGCTATCACCAAGAATGTTCCCAAACCTAGCAACAGCAGCAAACTACTGGGCCAAAAGAAGGAATCCCACATTTTCTGGATTTGAAGCCCTTGACTTTATACCAGGATCAACTATTACACTCCATCTAGTTTGAATGACATCTGCTCGGAAAATCTCCAGAGGAAGTGACATGGATCCATATACACTTAACATCCTTCGCGGGTACGGGAGTTTGGGATTTGACTAACAAATACGTGAACTAATCCttgtatttacatataaaaagaaattatgtgaAAATCACATTCTAAAATTATCTGAGTGTTACCTATTGTTTTCAATCTTGGTCTGATATGTCTCTGACATCTATTGTAACTTCTCTATAatcttttatttacttctttaaaagAATCCATCCAATATTCTCTGGCCACTGAAAGATGTGATCTCCAAAGTCTTTTTAAGTACTGGAGGCTAAGAATATGCTTTGACATGTGGtagaattttgaaataattgaaatgttTTCTGTAGTCACATgcgtttttaaattttattctttatagatAAGGCCCAGATCGTTTTTGAGATTATTGTATTTCTTCTCTAATTTGTCTTGAtgattttttataattatgttgAAATAAATCTGATGCATTATTTATCCTAGCACAATTTTTTGTTATGGTTCTGGTGTTCTCCTGTACCTCTGTTCATTTCAGGAGATCTCTTTTATGGAATGACTTATTATCTTTTCTTAAGTCAAAATGTAATCATTAAGTCAGTGCAAGGATCTGGCTATTTTAATGGATCTTGTAGTGTAGTCATATCTGAGCATTTACATATTGAAATACATGgtatgaattattttccttttagttctCTGTTAAACTGTTGAGAtgctattttcatttctaaaacattGTTTATGTAGTTAGATTATATCACCCAGGAATTTCATTCCCAAATATGTAATGGATTATGTTTCCAAAGGTGGCCATAGCAATATCTCCCATTCCacatctattttctttctgcagACCAAGCCAGgtgtgcggtggcgcgatctctgctcactgcaacttccgcctcccagactcaagcgattctcgcgcttcagtctcccaaaaagctgggactacaggcgcacgcccagctaatttttgt containing:
- the LOC105480071 gene encoding LOW QUALITY PROTEIN: endogenous Bornavirus-like nucleoprotein 1 (The sequence of the model RefSeq protein was modified relative to this genomic sequence to represent the inferred CDS: inserted 1 base in 1 codon; deleted 2 bases in 1 codon; substituted 2 bases at 2 genomic stop codons), encoding PTISRPRKNPXTSSPQDNTMDGSSFHYFQGRFELSGKSRQYPADALEPQPGIGDVKDIEKARKSMLDPAHRSHFHLTTPSLVFLCFIFDGLRKALLSIGVSKRSNIVIGNENKETDTLYASKFEDVMPNFTALEMSSVLRHCCDLLIGVAAGSSDPICTNSLQVQRQFKAMMIFIGRHLHGKSADLLINYNAGPAIYWINSRPWVGGLMFTFLFGEFEXPACELLDQVKVVANKAQMTTTLCYYTVGMFLDQCMDGSIALPAVVSEIPVFEQKKALVKRALGDFFEFGGVLRHPVIRELSPRMFPNLATAANYWAKRRNPTFSGFEALDFIPGSTITLHLVXMTSARKISRGSDMDPYTLNILRGYGSLGFD